TCGATTGGTTCTAACATATTCCACAATACCTGCGGCAATACCTTGGGCCATTTGTCTTTGAAAGTTAGGATCTCGTAAACGGGCAGCATCTTCTCTCCCCGTAACAAATCCAGTTTCCACCAATACAGAGGGCATTCTAGCGTTACGAAGTACGTAAAACCTTGCCTGACGTACTCGACGATCGCGTATATTTAGTCTTTGTAAAATATTACGATGAATAACATTAGCTAAATTACGACCACTTTGAAAATAATAAGTTTCCAAGCCGTTGACATCAGGGCGACTCATACTAATGGCGTTAGCATGGATGCTTACAAATAAATCAGCATTAAGGCCATTGGCCATGGTAGTACGTCCCTCCAAACTGATAAAAGTATCATTATTACGAGTTAGACGCGCTTGGATGCCTTGTTGTTCCAA
This sequence is a window from Cyanobacterium stanieri LEGE 03274. Protein-coding genes within it:
- a CDS encoding N-acetylmuramoyl-L-alanine amidase family protein, producing the protein TTPPVNNRPNQSRPLVIIDPGHGGRDPGAVGIAGLREKDVILPISLEVVRILEQQGIQARLTRNNDTFISLEGRTTMANGLNADLFVSIHANAISMSRPDVNGLETYYFQSGRNLANVIHRNILQRLNIRDRRVRQARFYVLRNARMPSVLVETGFVTGREDAARLRDPNFQRQMAQGIAAGIVEYVRTNRL